The Coccidioides posadasii str. Silveira chromosome 3, complete sequence genome contains a region encoding:
- a CDS encoding uncharacterized protein (EggNog:ENOG410PG74~COG:A~BUSCO:1874at33183) — protein sequence MTRRASTDPDSIRPNGTSHQASPYLGSGPDHKMIFDAQDVADFAVAGVSTAGMGVKEQNGSSFRTDTDISGNQPGRERELQRWEPGPDAVVEMSLEGSASTGTWDQFETNARLFGATSSYDENLYTTRIDRNDPSYKQREAEAARIAREIESSETDNPHVREERGFVNLKDDIGEEEKYSGVRRDDFPPLQTGGPNKYTPPARRPPMGHPTVPGAPVDPAIISAQVAQPKTAQPKPGPRETEAKQQDKQAESGKATGAKAADATKPADLPKPASTIELNDTEGKLTAVKPIPSLNIPPKRTGVENAATNVETEVLDHFRQFANNEKLKLQERRRNQAQYDRTIKLNELVKFSKNFKLGTPVPKDLVPILAKDPNKQEEIIQRAKKQHEEKLASEAAAKAAAAAAVAAAASTASSTATAEQKQTAPRQTGSTGPARYDTATAPSMPPPERQMYPRGRQGYPPLGPQSGRPVSHLPAHPGRAGSGLLSHRLADIQQQRKGAAMGSLPAPLPLQDTRVPPSGPMAGDHANAHKPTQTPTSAVSTKFNARAMEFRPNPAAHTFNPASTSAVSSSPVSNVRTRSISRAASPSAFFGAKVLLPATERPSLNDHFNPIKRMKKEATEQSLKDFAFNGGIPPAYKTPPTWEVASINQEKTYADMFKPPGGGPAISPQTRSASNPPMPHQAPLPFHLQHGNHNVPPSNGPPHGPHHLLPPQHHPAAQPHFEDHHRMQVSASASHAYPSPRLQHAHMPYQSPMGPHAQLAMGQGVPQFYVGQGPQPPHMRHYPGAPQFVNPQNGMGAPMMVHQPSSGPYMGMPQGMGPPYNPQMQMYSPSPGHAYPHVQPPPQPHSGYPSPSRGAPMMVHQGSQQGQPPQPVMVMNPGQHGQPFYPPQQPSHMPGARPGHPQQHPHFASSPSQAHHYPHHQYRTPSNNFNQMPHMPPPHMQSQGPPQGPASGPHPNEGAEEVK from the exons ATGACACGCCGCGCTTCCACGGACCCTGATTCAATCCGCCCAAACGGCACAAGCCACCAGGCCAGTCCATATCTTGGGTCTGGTCCAGACCACAAGATGATCTTCGATGCGCAAGATGTTGCAGATTTCGCCGTGGCTGGTGTTTCCACCGCCGGTATGGGGGTGAAGGAGCAAAATG GCTCTTCTTTCCGAACCGACACCGATATCTCCGGAAATCAACCAGGACGCGAAAGGGAACTGCAGCGCTGGGAACCTGGGCCAGATGCAGTGGTGGAAATGTCTCTGGAGGGATCCGCTTCAACCGGCACCTGGGACCAGTTCGAGACCAATGCTCGACTTTTCGGTGCCACTTCGAGCTACGATGAGAACCTGTATACCACCCGCATTGATCGCAATGACCCATCATATAAACAAAGAGAAGCCGAAGCGGCTCGTATTGCTCGCGAAATCGAATCCAGCGAAACAGACAATCCTCATGTTCGTGAAGAACGTGGCTTTGTCAATCTCAAGGACGATATTGGCGAGGAGGAGAAGTATAGTGGTGTTCGTCGTGATGACTTCCCTCCGTTGCAGACTGGTGGGCCCAATAAATACACTCCACCTGCTAGAAGACCTCCCATGGGACATCCTACTGTGCCCGGTGCTCCAGTGGATCCTGCCATTATTTCGGCTCAAGTTGCACAGCCAAAGACGGCACAACCCAAGCCTGGCCCCAGGGAAACAGAAGCGAAGCAACAGGATAAGCAGGCGGAAAGCGGGAAGGCCACCGGAGCCAAAGCTGCAGATGCTACTAAACCAGCGGATTTGCCGAAGCCAGCGTCGACCATTGAACTCAATGACACTGAGGGTAAGCTTACAGCTGTTAAACCCATCCCGAGTTTAAATATTCCCCCAAAGCGCACCGGTGTGGAAAATGCAGCAACGAATGTCGAGACTGAGGTTCTCGACCACTTCCGTCAATTTGCTAACAACGAGAAATTGAAACTCCAAGAACGTCGTCGTAACCAAGCCCAATATGACAGAACTATCAAACTCAACGAACTAGTCAAGTTCAGCAAGAACTTCAAATTGGGAACACCGGTTCCAAAAGACTTAGTGCCTATACTAGCTAAAGATCCTAACAAACAGGAGGAAATTATCCAGAGGGCTAAGAAGCAACACGAAGAGAAACTGGCTAGTGAGGCCGCCGCGAAAGCTGCTGCCGCTGCCGCTGTTGCCGCCGCCGCGTCAACCGCTTCATCTACCGCTACGGCGGAACAGAAACAAACTGCGCCCCGCCAAACTGGATCGACTGGGCCCGCTCGCTATGATACAGCCACTGCGCCCTCGATGCCGCCGCCTGAACGACAGATGTATCCCCGAGGCCGTCAGGGTTATCCACCATTAGGACCACAAAGTGGGCGTCCTGTCTCCCATCTACCTGCTCACCCCGGACGTGCTGGATCTGGATTGCTAAGCCATCGTCTAGCTGACATTCAGCAGCAACGCAAAGGTGCTGCCATGGGCTCCTTGCCCGCTCCTCTTCCACTTCAAGATACTCGTGTCCCGCCAAGTGGCCCAATGGCCGGCGATCATGCTAATGCTCACAAGCCCACCCAAACTCCCACCTCCGCGGTGTCCACCAAGTTCAATGCCCGAGCTATGGAATTCAGACCAAACCCTGCAGCACACACTTTCAATCCTGCCAGTACATCTGCTGTATCCTCAAGCCCAGTCTCAAATGTCCGAACCCGGTCAATTTCGCGAGCAGCAAGCCCATCGGCTTTCTTCGGCGCCAAGGTGCTACTTCCAGCTACGGAAAGACCAAGCTTGAATGATCATTTTAATCCTATCAaaagaatgaagaaagaGGCCACGGAACAGAGCCTCAAGGACTTTGCTTTCAATGGTGGTATTCCTCCAGCGTACAAGACACCACCAACATGGGAAGTTGCTTCTATCAATCAAGAGAAAACGTATGCCGATATGTTCAAACCACCCGGCGGAGGACCTGCGATCTCACCTCAGACACGATCAGCATCAAACCCTCCAATGCCTCATCAAGCCCCACTACCTTTCCACCTTCAACATGGCAATCATAATGTGCCACCTAGCAATGGTCCTCCCCATGGTCCACATCACCTTCTCCCTCCGCAGCACCATCCTGCCGCACAGCCTCATTTTGAAGATCATCACCGCATGCAAGTATCGGCTTCCGCTTCTCATGCTTATCCATCCCCACGGCTCCAACACGCTCATATGCCGTACCAGTCACCAATGGGGCCTCATGCTCAGCTGGCAATGGGGCAAGGGGTACCTCAGTTTTATGTTGGTCAAGGTCCACAGCCTCCTCATATGCGACACTACCCTGGCGCGCCACAATTTGTTAATCCACAAAACGGTATGGGAGCCCCGATGATGGTTCATCAACCTTCTAGCGGTCCGTATATGGGAATGCCTCAGGGCATGGGGCCTCCATATAATCCTCAGATGCAGATGTATTCCCCGAGCCCTGGCCACGCTTATCCACATGTACAACCACCTCCGCAGCCCCACAGCGGTTATCCGAGCCCCAGCCGGGGTGCGCCCATGATGGTCCATCAAGGTTCGCAACAAGGTCAACCTCCGCAGCCTGTTATGGTCATGAATCCTGGACAACACGGACAACCTTTCTATCCACCCCAGCAGCCTAGTCATA TGCCTGGCGCTCGTCCTGGTCACCCCCAACAGCATCCACATTTTGCGTCGAGCCCAAGCCAAGCGCATCATTATCCCCACCACCAATATCGAACACCCAGCAATAACTTCAACCAAATGCCGCATATGCCTCCACCGCACATGCAATCCCAAGGACCTCCTCAGGGGCCCGCTTCAGGTCCTCATCCTAACGAAGGTGCCGAAGAGGTGAAATGA